The Alphaproteobacteria bacterium US3C007 genomic interval TTCCAAAGCATCCGCTGCGGATTGCAACGCCGCCAATGTTTCGGCATCGGGCTGCCAATAGGCGCGATCGCTGGCTTCAAGCAATCGATTGGCCATGCGCGAGCTGGCCGTGGGGTTCAGCTCTGCCAAACGATTGCGCATCGCTTCATCGAGCACAAACGTTTCGCTAATGCGCTGATACACCCAAGGGTCTACTTGGCCCGTGGTTGCCGACCAACCCAATGTATTGGTCACATGCGCTTCAATCTGGCGCACGCCTTCTGAGCCATGGCTTAACAGCGCTTCGTAAAATTTCGGGTTGAGCGAGCGCGAACGGGTTTCCAAAGCCACTTGATCCGACAAGGTGCGGACCTTTCCAGATCCGCGGGTTTGATCGCTTATATAGACCGCAACTTCTTGACCACGGGCGCGCTTAACCGCCCGCGAAATACCACCCAAAGTGTCAAAATAATGATCCACCGTGGTCACGCCAAGCTCAACACTTTCTAGATTTTGATAAGCCAAATCAACGTCTTTCAACGCTTTTTGCAGCAGGCCATGGTTTTTATGCGCTTTTCCATTCACCCCATAGGCGAAGCTTTTGCGCGCCTCATACGCATCGGCCAACTCATCTTCATCGCCAAAAGCCGAGCTATCGACCAGCTGATTCACATTCGAGCCATAAGCGCCTTCGGCATTTGAAAACACCCGCAAGGCGGCGGTTTCCAAATCAACCTCCATATCGGCGGCATATTTCAACGCATGCGCTCGGATGAAATTCATCTCTAACGGCTCATCTGCCTGCGCGGCCTTAAACGCCGCCTCAGCCAGCAATTTGGTTTGCAAAGGCAACAGATCCCTAAAAATCCCCGACAGCGTCATAATCACGTCAATCCGCGGGCGCCCCAACTCGCTCAACGGAATGAGATCCGCCCCAGATAAGCGGCCAAAACTGTCAAATCGCGGCTGCGCACCCATGAGGGCCAAGGCCTGAGCGATCGGCGCGCCGTCAGATTTAATATTATCAGAACCCCACAGCACCAGAGCCACGCTGCGCGGCAATTCAGGATGCGTTTCGAGCAAAATTTGCGCTTGCTTGAAGCCGTCACGACAGGCGAATTCGGTCGGCATACGGAACGGATCAAACGCATGAATATTGCGCCCTGTGGGCAAAATATCGGTTGAGCGGATCAAATCGCCCCCAGGCACGGGCGCGATAAACCGCCCCGATAGGGCGCGCATTAAGGCCGGCAATTCGTGATCTTCTTGCAGCATTTGATCGACCTGCGCGCGGCGGGCCGGATCAACGCCATCCAGCAAGCCTAAATACCCCGCCCGCGCGGCATCCGAAAACGGTTTTCCAACGATATGCAAACCTTCGGGGATCAGCGCATCTTCGGTTTCAAGCAGGTTCAGCCATAATTCTTCCGCTTTTCTACCGGCCATATCCACAGCCGCGGCCTGCTCATTAATCAAGGCTTCAAGGTCGCCAGCTTGCGCATCATCTGGATCCATTTCACGCCAACGGGTTAAGCTGTCTTTAAGTTCGGACAAGCCCTTATAAAGCCCGCTTTGCGCCAAAGGTGGGGTGAGATGCGTTACCGTCACAGCCCCCGAGCGCCGTTTGGCCAGCGACGCCTCAGAGGGATTGTTTGACGCATAAAGATAAACATTGGGCATTTCGCCAATCAGGCGATCCGGCCAATCCTGCGCACCCAAACCCGCCTGTTTCCCCGGCATGAATTCAAGCGCGCCATGCATGCCAAAATGCAGCACCACATCGGCTTTAAAAGTGTTGCGCATCCAAAGATAAAAAGTTGCAAACGCGTGGGTTGGTGCGAAGCCTTTTTCGAATAAAAGCCGCATCGGATCACCCTCATAGCCAAAGGCGGGCTGCACACCGACAAACACTTTTCCAAGCTGCACACCCAGCACGAAAACGCCGCGCCCATCCGATTGTATGCGCCCCGGTGCAGGGCCCCAGACCGCCTCAATGGCTTTCAAAGGCGGCGTTGAGCGCACAATCTCTTCGGCGCTGACAATCGCCTCAACATTGGCTTCTTGACCATATTGCTTAGCATTACCCTCCAACACTGCCGCACGCAGATGGGCAACCGTTTCGGGAAGCGCAACATCATACCCGTCAGCTTTCATTTGCATCAGCGTGTTTTGCAAAGATTCAAAGACATCCAAATAGGCCGCGGTGCCCGTGGCGCCCGCATTGGGCGGAAACCCAAATAGCACAATCGCAACATTTTTATCGTGATTACGCTTTTGGCGCAGCCGCGCAGCGCGCAGGGTTTTCTCAGCCAAACTGTCAATCCGCTCGTGGCAGGGGGCCATAGCGCGCGATTGCGCGGCCGCCTGACATTTGTGCAAACAACCCTGACATCCCTCGGGCCCATGCCGGCCCGCAAAAACGGTTGGGCAAGTAGCTCCATCAAGCTCGGGCAGGGCGATCAGCATTGTGGTTTCAATCGGGCCAAGGCCCTGCTCGGCATTGGCCCACTGCCCCAAGGTTTGAAATTCAAGCGGATGCGCCGCAATATAAGGCACATCCAAATTTTCCAGCAAAGCAATCGCGGCTTGTGAGTTATTATAGGCAGGCCCACCAACAAGCGAAAACCCGGTTAACGAGACCAT includes:
- a CDS encoding magnesium chelatase subunit H, giving the protein MRNETGISGLPVGYRVVVITLDAHSAGPCDRAAARLLADFPGLSVDVHAAAEWGENPQALVEAKAAIATADIILVNLLFLEEHVQAILPSLEARRAGCDAMAGVISDAAIVKLTRMGALDMLAPASGTMALLKRLRGSSKPSSQNGESKMRMLRRLPKILKYIPGKAQDLRAWFMVMQYWLGGSDTNIESMLRFLISRYCRIEAWQNCAAAPPEDYPEVGLYHPDLPGKMTTDITALPVPQKPVATVGLLLMRSYVLSDDTAHYDAVIRNFEANGLKVIPAFAGGLDARPAIEGYFQGTAGVQIDAMVSLTGFSLVGGPAYNNSQAAIALLENLDVPYIAAHPLEFQTLGQWANAEQGLGPIETTMLIALPELDGATCPTVFAGRHGPEGCQGCLHKCQAAAQSRAMAPCHERIDSLAEKTLRAARLRQKRNHDKNVAIVLFGFPPNAGATGTAAYLDVFESLQNTLMQMKADGYDVALPETVAHLRAAVLEGNAKQYGQEANVEAIVSAEEIVRSTPPLKAIEAVWGPAPGRIQSDGRGVFVLGVQLGKVFVGVQPAFGYEGDPMRLLFEKGFAPTHAFATFYLWMRNTFKADVVLHFGMHGALEFMPGKQAGLGAQDWPDRLIGEMPNVYLYASNNPSEASLAKRRSGAVTVTHLTPPLAQSGLYKGLSELKDSLTRWREMDPDDAQAGDLEALINEQAAAVDMAGRKAEELWLNLLETEDALIPEGLHIVGKPFSDAARAGYLGLLDGVDPARRAQVDQMLQEDHELPALMRALSGRFIAPVPGGDLIRSTDILPTGRNIHAFDPFRMPTEFACRDGFKQAQILLETHPELPRSVALVLWGSDNIKSDGAPIAQALALMGAQPRFDSFGRLSGADLIPLSELGRPRIDVIMTLSGIFRDLLPLQTKLLAEAAFKAAQADEPLEMNFIRAHALKYAADMEVDLETAALRVFSNAEGAYGSNVNQLVDSSAFGDEDELADAYEARKSFAYGVNGKAHKNHGLLQKALKDVDLAYQNLESVELGVTTVDHYFDTLGGISRAVKRARGQEVAVYISDQTRGSGKVRTLSDQVALETRSRSLNPKFYEALLSHGSEGVRQIEAHVTNTLGWSATTGQVDPWVYQRISETFVLDEAMRNRLAELNPTASSRMANRLLEASDRAYWQPDAETLAALQSAADALEDHMEGIAAE